A window of the Phaseolus vulgaris cultivar G19833 chromosome 5, P. vulgaris v2.0, whole genome shotgun sequence genome harbors these coding sequences:
- the LOC137834168 gene encoding interactor of constitutive active ROPs 4-like has protein sequence MGQTVSSLDCAVVELRAETSCLRQLNSQLVGELESTKEAAAAGEKRLEEVVGKLSEAKGQLEEAASSLAALTTERKAAEASKQKLEAEKADLMNVGADALTGGFELVSGSFTARTSIDSSIFDGRALTLGAFNVS, from the exons ATGGGGCAAACTGTTAGCTCTCTGGACTGCGCGGTGGTGGAGCTACGGGCCGAGACCTCCtgcctacgccaactgaactctcaactagtgggggagctcgagtccaccaaagaagcgGCCGCTGCTGGAGAGAAAaggcttgaggaggtggtgggcaaactgtctgaagccaAGGGACAACTGgaagaagctgcctcctcccttgctgcccttaCCACTGAGAGAAAAGCTGCGGAGGCCTCGAAGCAaaaactggaggcggagaaagctgatctgatgaacgtgggtgctgatgcccttactggcggattcgagctg gtgtcgggttccttcaccgcgcggacctccatcgactcatcgatcTTCGATGGTCGcgctctcaccctcggtgctttcaacgtttcttga